Genomic segment of Nitrososphaerota archaeon:
GTTAGCGGTTGCCAGAAAGGTGAATGAGGGAACGAGCACCTCATCCCCAGCCTTTACGCCTAAGGCTAGGAGTGCTGCGTAGAGAGCTGATGTCCCAGAATTAACAGCCACCGCATACTTGGCGTTGGTAAAGGATTCGACGCTCTTCTGGAAACGCCGGACATACTCTCCGCCCTCAGCTGATGCGCTGGTTAATGCACCGCTCTCCAGAACCTTCATGACCTCAGCTCGCTCCTCATCTCCGATTATCGGGCTGTTGATAGGTATCATAGTCTTAGTGTTGGTAGTCATCTTTCCTACATACACCTCGGCGACGATAGACTTTAGGCTTTACTCATCCTTTTCGTAGACCTTGAGGAGGTCGGCTCGTCCTTTGAAGTGATCTCGGACGGGCTGGACGATTTTGTTAACTGATTCCGCCACAGCTAGCTTAAGGTCTGCAGGGTGGAGTCTCTTCTCTCTGTAGGTTACTTCAAGCTCCTGATAGCTGTTGAAGATTAGAGGGCCGCCGAATTTGCTAGGGCGATCCACCTTTAGTTCATTGGCTTGGTGGAATATGATGTACTTCGCTATCTCTAGGACAGGGTTGTCCTCAACTAATCCCTCAGGGCACCAAGCCTTCTTCAGCTTCGCCTTTATCTCCTCCTCGCTGTCGTGGATGAAAATGCAGGTCCACGGCTTAGACTTGCTCATCTTGCTGGAGATCACTTCATCAGTCTTCGAGTCCTCGTCTAACCCCAGATGCACAGGTTCAGCTAACCCAGGGAGAAGGTGATGATGCACCGCTATCGGAGTTCCCCAGCCGAGTTTAGGAAACGTTTCTCTGGCAAGCATGTGAACCTTTCGTTGATCCATGCCTGCGTGAGCAATATCGACTTCAAGCGCCTTGATGTCAACCGCCTGCATCGGTGGGTAAAGGTATTGGGCGAACTGGAGACCGTCTCGCTCACTCCGGCCCATAATGGTGAGACATCTGGTGTCCCGCGCTAAGGTAATCATCTTCGAGAAGCGAATGAAGTTCTCCCAGTAACTCTTGTCCTCAGCGTAGAGATCAGACCCATGAATGACTTCTACACCAGGGCAGAAGAACCTGAAAGCCTCCTTGTAATATTCGGCGGCGATCCTGATTTTGTCCCAGTCGCCGTTGAACTTGTTGTTGATATAGCTGTGCCAATCGGCGAGGAATACCCTGCTTTTGACACCTGCCTCGATGAAATCGTTAATTTTGAAGCCTGTCACGATTAGGCTTCCAAGGTGGAGAAGCCCTGATATCTCCAGCCCGATGTAATGGTTCGGGTGAGGATTAGTTTCAAAGAGGTTTCTGAGATCCTGCATAGTAATGATCTCTTCAGTCGGAGGTCGAGCTAAAAGAGCAATCTTCTCGTCTATGCCCACTTATATCCGCCGTTTTGTCTCTTTCGACACCGTATTTATAAGTTGAAGTAGATTCAGACGGTGTTCATACTCCAGGATTTGATTATGGAACTGCAAGGGATGTAGAAGCATTAGATTTTTTAGCGGGGTGCAATGCTGGGCAGAAGGATGAAGATTATCGATTTATCGACTGACGAGGAAAAAATCAAAACGTTCTTTCGATTAGTCAGTCTAGGCTCTCTTGCCTTAATAATTTCAACCGTAATATACGGCGTACTCGCAGCCAGCATACAAGGAATTAATGTCGTCGGCGAAACTCTGGTAACCTTCGAGTTCCCGCCTATCGCGGTTTTTCCCCTGTTCTACTCTAAACCTGTGACTTGGCTTGCCGCGGCGCTCTTAGCACTCTACTTCTCGACGCTTGAACTGAATGCTGAAAGGATTTCTGCGTGGCCAAAACCACTAAGAGATTTTCTGAAGTTCTGCGCCTTCTTCATAGGAGCAATGGCCTTCTATGAGGTACTCTTCAACTTCACGTTGTGGAGCGGATTAATAGCTCACGACGCAATCATCGGTGAGTTAAACGTCGATGTGATAAAAAACCCGTTCCCGAACCCGAAGGCCCCGTGGAACATCGTCTTCGCAACGAAGCTCTTCACAATAATAATGGTTAACTCGGTATACTCGTTCTACTATCTTCAACGAATCGAGACGAAGAAAAACCAAGAGCCCCGGAATCAGCGTACAGCCCAAGCATAACGAGAACAAACAAAACCGTTCCCACCAAGTAGCCGGCTGCAGCCAACACCGCGAAAGAGCTGAAGCTCGATCCAACCAAAGTAAGCGCTGAATAAGCCTGATATATGAAGATAATCAAATTATAGAGCGCCGCAGCCAAAGCAATACTTCGCGTGATCTCTACATTCCGTTTAGCCAAGATAAGCCCGCCTGAAACCAAACTAGCAATACTGGGCCAGATAAGAAGCGAATCACCTTGTCCCATTAGAACAACCGCGGCCCAGAAGAGCCCTGTAGCTAATAAGAGAAGCGCAACGATGGTTGAAAATCCGAGTATGCTCTTTGCACCTGCCAACTCGATCTACTCACATCAAGGTTAAGAGCGACTCAATTTAACCATTTACTTCCTGCCAAACGGCTTGCTCAGCAGATATATTTTCTTCCCTCCGACGTACTGCGAGTATGTACCGGCGTGGAGCAAGAATTATAGGCGTTCGTCAAGCGTTTCTTTTTAGAGGTGAACCGTTTGAAAAGATATGTGGTTGCTCAGATTGCGCTGGGGTCACTAGTAATTACTGCAGGTCTTCTTGGGCTTATGCATGAATCAGGCTTTTTGCTTGTAGATTGGCGTCTTGCTGGTCCCCTTCTTGTAGTCGGTTTCGGCATATGGTTAATGCTGTGTTGCGTGAGCTACAGTCCGATGGACTATCGGCGACCTGAAAACAGTTAAAACCATACGCCGTTCCACTCTTTTTCTGTTGAAATGGTCTAGTGTAAAGGTCGATCCATTTGTCAAATGATAAACGCGCTGCAGATACGGCTATTGGCGCCGAAAGTAATGGTGATTCCTACCGTGCCCTGATAGCGGGTGTTAACAGCGTTTTAGATACTTTAATTGCAGTTTGGAGGTTATCGCTGGCGGCGCTCATCGGCTCGCTGTAAGTTATGGGTGTGGTGGCCATCGTCGCGTGTTTCGCGGTGTTTCCGTGAGAATCTCTTTTTCTTGAAGGCTTCATGTTTCTATCCATAGCCGCTTGGGTCTTTTCTAGAAGCTTAACGGGTAGATGCTGCACCTGCTGCACAGTCGAGATTCCGCGGTGGAGGAGCATTCTAGATTCATTCATCAAGCTGGATAGCAGGGTGGACGCCTCCAAGGAAGGTGAAGGAGGGGTTGACAGCGTGATGCAGATTATGCTTGCGTCTGAGGAGTGGATGCGCGTAATACGCAGAGAATTGTTCTCAATGCCATTATGGCCAATACTGGCCGCGGTAGTTCTGCTGCTTACAGTCTACACGGTAGACTCGACTACCATGAGGATGATAGCCTTAGCATTTATCGGCTATATCTTCGCCTTAACTGTAGTGATTTACTACTGTAAACCAGAAGTTTCGACCTTGGCAGCGCAGAGTAGCCAAGTTCAAAGCTAACGTGGAAAACGTTTTGCAGACAATTTGAGGCGTTTCCAGTGACTGAAAGAGAAGACATTGAGACTCGACCAGACCTATATGTAGTGGCGCGCTTCTTAGAGAAGATAATTGTCAGCGGCGGTTCACGACGGAAAACAGATCTCCAGATGGCGGTAAGGCTAAACTTCAACGTATACATGAAGTACCTGGAGTGGCTCGAACGTAAAGACCGCGTATGCACCTATGAAGAAGATGAACATTCGAAGTACGTCAGTGACACCTAAAGGATTGAAAACGTATCAAACACTCGTAGAGTGGATTAAAGAAGTAATAGGTACATCGTAAATCCCGCATATCTTGACGCATGATTGCTACATGTATCGCTCTGAAGAGCCCGCTTAGCCGCTCCAGAAGAAGTCTTCTAGCTTTGTTGCACCTACAATTTCTTCGAATTCGTAACCTAGAGCGTCCAGTATCTGGTCGAATGTTCCACGCATATAGTCTTCATATTTCTTGGTGTCCACTTCATTCACACTGGCCATTGACACTGGTTTCACCCCGGCGGAGTTGGTTGTTTTCACGAAAGCGATAATGTCGCCTGCCTTAACCTCCTTGCCTTGCTTCATCAGGAGTTCAGCCGCTTTCACATGCTGAGGCTTCGTCTTTGTGTAGGCTTTTGGGGATTTGCTCATCATCACGTTGAAGGCGAGTTCCTCGATCGGCATCTCTTTGTTCTTCAACGCGAGGTACTTTTTGCGGAGCTGCGTCTTAATTTCTTCTCGTGCACGCTCGAAATCCGATTCTGTTTTGACGCGACTCAGGATTTCAACTGAATCGTAGAAGGCGTTTCGGATGAAGAGTGGGGTGTGGCTCTTTTTTCCTGTAAGGCCCTTCACATCTACGCTTCCATCCGGGAGTACTCCGAGATAGTTTTTCTTCCGTTGGCTGAAGGCTACGTAGCGGTAGACCTTATCAAGATCGAGCTCGATACCGAGCTTTTCGTCAGCCCACCGAGTTACGTCCTTGATCTTCTCGTCACCTGGACTCTTAAGGAAGAGCGAGTCGGTGTCACCGTAGACCACTGTGATTCCTAGTTCGCGGCACTTCTCTATTGTCTGCGTAATCGCGTATCTCCCTAGGGCTGCGGTCGCGTCGGCTGCAGGCAGATAGTATAGCGGGTAGATGTCTGCACCCATTACTCCGTAGCTTGCGTTCAGGATGACTTTCAGCGCTTGGGACACGACGTTTGCTAACGCCTTATCTTCAGGCCGTAGATCTTTCTGCTTTGAGAGGGGCTTGTAGTAGTTGACTCGGATGTCTCTGAGCGAGCCGATTACGGTTGAGGTGATGCCGCGTCGTTTCTTGCAGACCCAGTGGGATGTGTCTGGAATCTTGTTTGACCGGCACTCTTCGTGTATGCAGCGCACCGTCTCGTATGATAGGTTGTAGACCTTGATCAGGCTTGGGTACAGACTGGCGAAGTCTACGACTGACACGTCGAAGTAGACGCCTTTAGTTGGCTCAACCACGATTCCCCCTTTGTATTTTTTGCCTTTGATAATTGGCTCTGAGACTACTGCTTGCTCGCGGGCTTCGAGGTCGCTTCTTCTCGGGATTAGGTCGTTGCGTCTACGGTGCTCAAAGTACATCATGCTTCGGATCCAGTTTGAAACCGCGATTCTTGCAACGTCGTCTATCGGCATCTTGGCTACTCGTGATATTACTACTAGCAGCTTCATGAGAATGTTGTCGTCGAAGCTTGTTAGCTGAAGCGTGATCTTTGAGTCTTGGTAGCAGTATTCGCCTAGTTCGTAAAGCGAGAGTTCGGCGAGAGGAACCTCAAGTTGTATCTTTCCTTCATCCAGAAGCGAGCTTGCTACCCCGTCCAACGTGTGTTCAGAGTATCTGTTGTTGAATGCGTAAACTTGGACTGAGCGGTTGATGAAGGTCTTGTAGAGATCTAGATGCACGCCCGGTCGCACGTAAGCAATGTTGTTTCCCAGAGAGATAGGAACGTCGTCTTTGCTGAAGCCGATTTCGGGGCGCAGCGCCCGATGGTAAAGGTAGTTTAGGTCAAAATCATCCCCGTTGAAGGTTAAGATGAACGGGTAGTGCACAATTCTTTCAAACACCACCTCAAGAAGATCCCGTTCACTGTCGAAGAATCTCACCTCGAAGCTGTCTTTCAAGGTTCGCCGCCCCTCTTCCACTCCTTTGCGCCGCAGCACCAACACTTCCCGTAGACCGTCACTACTCACCAGCGACACCGCAATCACCTGCTGCGCAGCTTCTTGAGGGTCAGGAATTCTGTTCTCCTCAGCCGGGATCACTTCGATATCCAGCGCGACTCGGCGGAGCTCGGGAAGAGGTTGGCTGAGGAGCCATGCCCAGTCCTCGATGCTTTTCTTCAAATCAGGGTTTGATTCTTGAAGCGTTTTCTCCAACCCTTTCTGCACAGCCATTGGGAGACCGTACTGGATTGGGATTATCTTGGAGTTCTCAATCCTGTAGAAGGCTCCTACGGGGAACCCTTCGTCGTAGAGATAATTCTCGTAGTACTTGATGTCAGCCTCCCATGCCTCCACTAGGTCTCTGATGCTGACGCGGGCAGAGCCTCCGATTGCAAGTGGATCGGTTGCAACTATCTTGTACACCTCGGCGGTGCGGTCGTTCAGGAGGTCCTGCTTCTCAACCTTTTCAACTTTAACTACGTCGGATCTCTTCTTAATTTCGTTCAGCTGCGCCTCAGATGTTCGGTTACTCTTCACAAAGCAGTACGGCTTATGCCCAGTATCATCGTACCATAAACGGATTCTTCGGTGCTCAGGATCGTAGAATTTAAGGACAGCTACCTTTCGCTCGCCGTCGTAGGTGGCTGAAACAAGTATCGAGTCGTTCAGCTCTGTAACACCGTTCTCAGATTCTTTAAGATCGGCCACATACGTCGACGTTTGCTGCTTAGACACAATAACTCAGCCTGAACACGGTTTCAACCGGGTTATATTTACTTTGGAGGCGGCGCGACGAGAGGAGCGTGGATCTGTGTCGCCACGTAACTATTGATAATTTTTTTGTAACATGTCTCGTAACAGTTATAACAGACGATTGTTACATATTTCAGCGCCGTAACCGAGGCTCACACCAACAAACATGAAGCAGGTGAGCCAAAGGCCCCTGAAGGAACGTGCAAATTCAATGAAAGAACGAATGCTAACGGTCTACAACCAATACGGGGACTTTGTATTCCCAGTGCTAACAATCATTCTGCTCACCACCCTCTTCTTTATCTGGTGGAAAGCACATAAGAAATCACTGAACAAAACTCTTCCCTTACCAACGGACACCGCGGACAGCAGTGGAACCTCATCTTATCCAAGTACTACATAACTTAATCTGAAACGCAGCCAATCTAATCTAGAGAACAGACAGATGTCCGCATCAAGTTATCTGCACCTAAAGGGTGAATGGGCATATCTGAGAAGGCAGTAGTACTCATCTCAGGCGGCATAGATTCAGCAGTATGCTTATGGTGGGCTAGAAAACTAGGCTTGGATATCTTTGCGCTCACATTCAATTATCACCATCGAAACCCTCTTGAGATACGTGCAGCTGAGCGGTTGGCTGAGGCAGCTCCCGTCAAGGAGTACCGGGTTATTGGGCTTCCCTTTCTGAAGGAGGTCATTGACTGCCCTCCAGCAGGGCTTGGGCGGTACGATAGGAATGTGCCTGATAGTTATGTGCCTGCGCGAAATATCGTCTTCTACGGAGCCGCAGCAGGGTGGGCTGAGGCATTGGATGCGAGCTGGATTATCGGTGGACACAACAGGCTGGATCAGCAGCAGTACCCTGATTCAAGGCCTGAGTTCATCGAAGCGATGAACCGTGCAGTTAAGCTGGGGACGTTTATTGGAGGTAGGAAGCCTTTGAGTATTATCACTCCACTCGCAGTCCTCTCGAAGGTTGAGGTGGTGAAGATGGCGCTTGAACTTAGTGTACCGCTGCATCTCACTTGGAGCTGCCACGGAAACGGCGAAAAAGCCTGTGGCCACTGCGACGCCTGCAGGCTGAGAAGAGAAGCATTCAACAGACTGGGCATAGAGGATCC
This window contains:
- a CDS encoding tyrosine--tRNA ligase gives rise to the protein MGIDEKIALLARPPTEEIITMQDLRNLFETNPHPNHYIGLEISGLLHLGSLIVTGFKINDFIEAGVKSRVFLADWHSYINNKFNGDWDKIRIAAEYYKEAFRFFCPGVEVIHGSDLYAEDKSYWENFIRFSKMITLARDTRCLTIMGRSERDGLQFAQYLYPPMQAVDIKALEVDIAHAGMDQRKVHMLARETFPKLGWGTPIAVHHHLLPGLAEPVHLGLDEDSKTDEVISSKMSKSKPWTCIFIHDSEEEIKAKLKKAWCPEGLVEDNPVLEIAKYIIFHQANELKVDRPSKFGGPLIFNSYQELEVTYREKRLHPADLKLAVAESVNKIVQPVRDHFKGRADLLKVYEKDE
- a CDS encoding DNA-directed DNA polymerase I, encoding MSKQQTSTYVADLKESENGVTELNDSILVSATYDGERKVAVLKFYDPEHRRIRLWYDDTGHKPYCFVKSNRTSEAQLNEIKKRSDVVKVEKVEKQDLLNDRTAEVYKIVATDPLAIGGSARVSIRDLVEAWEADIKYYENYLYDEGFPVGAFYRIENSKIIPIQYGLPMAVQKGLEKTLQESNPDLKKSIEDWAWLLSQPLPELRRVALDIEVIPAEENRIPDPQEAAQQVIAVSLVSSDGLREVLVLRRKGVEEGRRTLKDSFEVRFFDSERDLLEVVFERIVHYPFILTFNGDDFDLNYLYHRALRPEIGFSKDDVPISLGNNIAYVRPGVHLDLYKTFINRSVQVYAFNNRYSEHTLDGVASSLLDEGKIQLEVPLAELSLYELGEYCYQDSKITLQLTSFDDNILMKLLVVISRVAKMPIDDVARIAVSNWIRSMMYFEHRRRNDLIPRRSDLEAREQAVVSEPIIKGKKYKGGIVVEPTKGVYFDVSVVDFASLYPSLIKVYNLSYETVRCIHEECRSNKIPDTSHWVCKKRRGITSTVIGSLRDIRVNYYKPLSKQKDLRPEDKALANVVSQALKVILNASYGVMGADIYPLYYLPAADATAALGRYAITQTIEKCRELGITVVYGDTDSLFLKSPGDEKIKDVTRWADEKLGIELDLDKVYRYVAFSQRKKNYLGVLPDGSVDVKGLTGKKSHTPLFIRNAFYDSVEILSRVKTESDFERAREEIKTQLRKKYLALKNKEMPIEELAFNVMMSKSPKAYTKTKPQHVKAAELLMKQGKEVKAGDIIAFVKTTNSAGVKPVSMASVNEVDTKKYEDYMRGTFDQILDALGYEFEEIVGATKLEDFFWSG
- the queC gene encoding 7-cyano-7-deazaguanine synthase QueC; this translates as MGISEKAVVLISGGIDSAVCLWWARKLGLDIFALTFNYHHRNPLEIRAAERLAEAAPVKEYRVIGLPFLKEVIDCPPAGLGRYDRNVPDSYVPARNIVFYGAAAGWAEALDASWIIGGHNRLDQQQYPDSRPEFIEAMNRAVKLGTFIGGRKPLSIITPLAVLSKVEVVKMALELSVPLHLTWSCHGNGEKACGHCDACRLRREAFNRLGIEDPAEYGINRGGALNNITI